The Brachyhypopomus gauderio isolate BG-103 chromosome 1, BGAUD_0.2, whole genome shotgun sequence genome includes a window with the following:
- the abcc2 gene encoding ATP-binding cassette sub-family C member 2 isoform X1, whose product MALDEYCGSTFWNASFLDRPDPDLPVCVERTVLVWVPLGFLWLCSPWNLANLFRRTPPRTPLSKLYICKQVLAGLLLLTAIAGLVLTLTEDYGPSSDSSAKKHPAVLYANPVLFAVSWILVLVLQEAVRRREGVDSESLFLFWVLKVICEIFPFQTILREALQKGEISDLPRFCLFYITYGLQIAALVLSAIADVPIDLKKVAKKNPEAGAAFISRITFNWFNRMVINGYKRPLVQEDMWELNEKDTTNYISQEFEEIMGRELRKACGRLEKRQNEKNKKSRPKPDPDQNGMTTGISQDVLVMEETGEKAQKKKKKKKDKKKDDDSNYPNSWLVPAVAKTFQWILVESAVFKLIHDLLAFASPQLLKVMISFTQDKSIYEWQGYLYAVLLLLVAILQSMFLQQYFHRCFVLGMKVRTGIMAAVYKKALVVSNDARKESTVGETVNLMSADAQRFNDVTNFIHLLWSCPLQIILSIAFLWIELGPAVLAGLLVMVLMVPINGLLATKSKTLQMKNMKLKDKRMKIMNEILNGIKILKLYAWEPSFEAQLQDIREQELKVTRKFAYLSSVSTFIFACAPALVSLATFAVFVSVSPDNILNAEKAFTSISLFNLLRFPLAMLPMLISSMVQTIVSKKRLEKFLAGEDLDTMTVQHDNSYSTAVSVRNGTFTWGGDTEPALTNVSLDVNPGRLVAVVGAVGSGKSSLISALLGEMHSLSGSINVKGSVAYVPQQAWIQNATLKDNILFGSGLDEQKLQKVVEACALEPDLELLPGGLETEIGEKGINLSGGQKQRVSLARAVYSAADLYLLDDPLSAVDSHVGKHLFERVIGPKGLLKEKTRILVTHGISYLPYMDEIIVLVDGVVSEVGSYSSLRASKGAFSEFLDTYAKEESNRSDAPKDSLSDVEGVDAMPESQDPLADSPPEDVVSVTLKRESSLRHSQRHVRPNGSIKVRRCSSVRSQKDVEQSKKGQRLIEKEAMETGKVKFSVYLQYLRAMGWVYATMFVVVYFIQNVAFIGQNLWLSDWTNDAVKYPNGSTYPAHIRDMRIGVFGALGVAQGFLVFLGTVLLAEGAIRASRSFHTRLLSNILRVPMLFFDTTPSGRVVNRFAKDMFTVDEMIPMSFRSWVLCLLGVLGTLFVICLATPLFTAIIVPIVVIYYFVQRFYVATSRQLRRLDSVSRSPIYSHFGETVSGLSVIRAYGHQQRFLERNRITIDDNLKSVYPWIVSNRWLAIRLEFLGNLVVFFAALFAVISRDTLDSGLVGLSISYALNVTQTLNWLVRMTSELETNIVAVERVSEYTEIPNEALWITEKRPPDDWPTMGRLRFDDYKVRYRPELELVLHGITCDIESSEKIGIVGRTGAGKSSLTNCLFRIIEASEGRILIDGVDIASLGLHDLRSRLTIIPQDPVLFSGTLRMNLDPFEKFGDEEVWRVLELAHLKDYVGSLPAGLQHEISEGGENLSVGQRQLLCLARALLRKSRILILDEATAAVDLETDGLIQDTIRREFAHCTVLTIAHRLHTIMDSSRVMVLDAGKIVEFDSPSVLFERKGHFYSLAKEAGISSSIQYTAL is encoded by the exons ATGGCCCTAGATGAGTATTGCGGTTCCACGTTTTGG AATGCGTCTTTCCTGGATCGTCCGGATCCGGATTTgccggtgtgtgtggagagaacaGTGCTGGTGTGGGTGCCACTGGGCTTCCTGTGGCTCTGTTCCCCTTGGAACCTGGCCAATCTCTTCAGGAGAACACCTCCCAGAACACCTCTCTCTAAGCTCTACATCTGCAAGCAG GTTCTGGCAGGACTTTTGTTGCTTACAGCCATTGCTGGACTCGTGCTCACTCTTACCGAAGACTATGGGCCATCAAGTGACTCATCGGCTAAGAAACATCCTGCAGTGCTTTATGCTAATCCTGTGCTGTTTGCAGTGTCTTGG ATCCTGGTGCTGGTCCTCCAGGAGGCTGTGAGACGCAGGGAAGGAGTCGACTCTGAAAGCCTCTTTCTTTTCTGGGTGCTAAAGGTCATCTGTGAGATCTTCCCTTTCCAGACCATACTGAGAGAAGCATTACAGAAG GGAGAGATATCAGATCTGCCAAGGTTCTGTCTCTTCTACATAACCTATGGGCTGCAGATAGCCGCTTTGGTCCTGTCTGCCATAGCTGATGTTCCAATTGATCTCAAGAAGGTGGCCAAAAAG AACCCAGAGGCTGGTGCTGCGTTTATCAGCAGAATAACATTTAACTGGTTTAATCG GATGGTCATCAATGGTTACAAGAGGCCCCTGGTACAGGAGGATATGTGGGAGCTGAATGAGAAAGACACCACAAATTACATCAGCCAGGAGTTTGAGGAGATCATGGGCCGCGAGCTGAGAAAAGCTTGTGGTAGACTGGAGAAACGGCAGAATGAGAAGAACAAGAAATCCAGACCAAAACCTGATCCTGACCAGAACGGCATGACAACGGGGATCAGTCAGGATGTCCTCGTCATG gaggagacaggagaaaaggcccaaaagaagaagaagaagaaaaaagacaaaaagaaggATGATGACTCAAACTATCCCAACTCCTGGCTGGTGCCAGCCGTCGCCAAAACATTTCAGTGGATCCTTGTGGAGTCTGCTGTTTTTAAACTCATCCATGACCTTCTTGCCTTTGCGAGTCCACAGCTGCTCAA GGTCATGATCTCCTTCACTCAGGACAAATCCATTTATGAGTGGCAGGGGTATCTCTATGCCGTCCTGCTCTTACTCGTGGCAATTCTACAGTCTATGTTCCTCCAGCAGTATTTCCATCGATGCTTTGTGCTGGGTATGAAAGTACGTACTGGCATCATGGCAGCAGTTTACAAGAAG GCTTTGGTTGTATCCAACGATGCTCGGAAAGAATCCACCGTAGGAGAGACCGTGAATCTGATGTCAGCCGACGCTCAGCGCTTCAATGATGTCACGAACTTCATCCACCTTTTGTGGTCGTGCCCACTGCAGATTATCCTCTCCATAGCTTTCCTGTGGATCGAACTAGGCCCTGCAGTCCTGGCTGGGTTGCTGGTCATGGTCCTCATGGTCCCCATTAATGGACTACTGGCAACAAAGTCAAAGACCCTACAG ATGAAAAACATGAAGTTGAAAGACAAGCGTATGAAAATCATGAATGAAATCTTGAATGGCATCAAG ATCCTGAAGCTGTACGCCTGGGAGCCTTCTTTCGAGGCTCAGCTCCAGGACATCAGAGAGCAGGAGCTGAAGGTGACGAGGAAGTTTGCCTACCTGTCGTCCGTCTCCACCTTCATCTTTGCCTGTGCTCCGGCTCTG GTTTCCTTGGCTACCTTCgctgtgtttgtgtccgtcaGTCCAGACAACATCTTGAATGCGGAGAAAGCCTTCACATCCATCTCGCTCTTCAACCTCCTGCGTTTTCCACTTGCTATGCTCCCGATGTTGATCTCCTCTATGGTTCAA ACGATTGTATCTAAGAAAAGGCTGGAGAAGTTTCTTGCTGGAGAAGACCTGGATACCATGACAGTGCAGCATGACAACAGCTACA GCACAGCAGTGAGTGTGCGTAACGGCACTTTCACTTGGGGCGGAGACACAGAGCCGGCTCTGACAAA TGTGTCGCTGGACGTTAATCCGGGTCGTCTGGTGGCGGTGGTGGGAGCGGTGGGGTCAGGCAAGTCCTctctcatctctgctctgctgggGGAGATGCACAGCCTCTCAGGGTCCATCAATGTCAAG GGATCTGTGGCATACGTGCCTCAACAGGCTTGGATTCAGAACGCTACTCTGAAGGACAACATACTGTTTGGCTCTGGGCTGGATGAGCAGAAGCTCCAGAAGGTGGTGGAGGCCTGTGCTCTGGAACCAGACCTGGAGCTGCTGCCCGGGGGACTGGAGACTGAAATTGGGGAGAAG GGCATCAACCTGAGCGGAGGGCAGAAGCAGAGGGTGAGTCTGGCTCGAGCAGTCTACAGCGCAGCAGACCTGTACCTGCTGGACGACCCACTGTCTGCCGTGGACTCCCATGTGGGCAAACATCTGTTTGAGAGAGTGATCGGACCCAAGGGGCTGCTTAAGGAAAAA ACCCGTATCCTGGTAACCCACGGAATCAGCTACCTGCCTTATATGGATGAGATCATCGTGTTGGTAGATGGCGTCGTGTCGGAGGTTGGGTCTTACAGCAGTCTGCGGGCCAGTAAAGGAGCTTTCTCTGAGTTCCTGGACACATATGCAAAAGAGGAGAGCAATAGGTCTGATGCTCCAAAAG ATTCGCTTTCAGACGTCGAGGGGGTGGATGCCATGCCAGAGAGCCAGGACCCCCTGGCCGACAGTCCACCTGAGGACGTAGTCTCGGTCACGCTCAAGAGAGAGAGCAGCCTGCGACACAGTCAGCGCCACGTCCGGCCCAACGGCAG CATAAAAGTGAGAAGGTGCAGCTCAGTTAGAAGTCAGAAAGACGTGGAGCAGTCTAAGAAAGGCCAGCGCTTGATCGAAAAAGAGGCAATGGAGACGGGAAAG GTGAAGTTCTCTGTGTACCTGCAGTACCTGAGAGCTATGGGCTGGGTTTACGCCACCATGTTCGTCGTGGTTTACTTCATCCAGAATGTGGCCTTCATTGGCCAGAACTTGTGGCTGAGTGACTGGACAAACGATGCAGTGAAGTATCCCAACGGAAGCACATATCCAGCCCACATAAGAGATATGAGAATTGGAGTTTTTGGAGCTCTCGGAGTTGCACAAG GGTTCCTGGTGTTTCTGGGCACTGTGCTCCTGGCTGAAGGAGCTATCCGTGCCTCCAGGAGTTTCCACACACGTCTGCTGTCCAACATCCTCAGGGTGCCCATGTTGTTCTTTGACACCACGCCATCAGGACGGGTGGTCAACCGCTTTGCAAAG GACATGTTCACGGTGGACGAGATGATCCCCATGTCTTTCCGTTCCTGGGTCCTGTGTCTCCTGGGTGTTCTGGGCACCCTGTTTGTCATCTGCCTCGCCACCCCCCTCTTCACTGCCATCATTGTGCCTATTGTGGTGATCTACTACTTTGTGCAG AGGTTCTACGTGGCCACGTCTCGCCAGCTGAGGCGGCTGGACTCCGTTTCTCGCTCTCCCATCTACTCCCACTTCGGGGAAACCGTTTCGGGCCTCTCCGTCATCCGGGCCTACGGGCACCAGCAACGCTTTCTGGAGCGCAACCGGATCACCATCGATGACAACCTGAAGAGCGTCTATCCTTGGATAGTTTCTAATAG GTGGCTCGCCATCCGGCTGGAGTTCCTCGGAAATCTGGTGGTGTTTTTCGCCGCCTTGTTTGCTGTGATATCCCGAGATACCTTGGACAGTGGATTAGTTGGGCTATCCATCTCCTATGCTTTAAAT GTGACTCAGACTTTGAACTGGCTCGTGAGAATGACATCAGAGCTGGAGACCAACATTGTGGCGGTGGAGAGAGTCAGCGAGTACACAGAGATTCCAAACGAG GCTTTGTGGATCACGGAAAAGCGTCCTCCAGATGACTGGCCCACCATGGGGAGACTGCGCTTTGATGACTACAAGGTCCGTTACCGGCCAGAGCTGGAGCTGGTTCTGCACGGGATAACTTGCGACATCGAAAGCAGCGAGAAG ATCGGCATCGTAGGTCGCACCGGCGCGGGAAAGTCCAGTCTGACCAACTGTCTGTTCCGCATTATTGAGGCGTCCGAGGGGCGAATCCTCATAGACGGGGTGGACATCGCCAGCTTGGGCCTCCATGACCTCAGAAGCAGACTGACCATCATTCCTCAG GACCCGGTGCTGTTTTCTGGGACTCTGCGGATGAATTTGGACCCATTCGAGAAGTTTGGTGATGAGGAGGTCTGGAGAGTTCTTGAGCTGGCGCATCTGAAGGACTACGTAGGGAGTCTGCCAGCAGGACTTCAACATGAGAtttcagaagggggagagaaTCTCAG TGTGGGTCAGAGGCAGCTGCTGTGTCTGGCCAGAGCTCTGCTGCGCAAGTCCAGGATCCTGATCCTGGATGAGGCCACGGCCGCCGTGGACCTGGAGACGGACGGCCTGATCCAGGACACCATCCGACGCGAGTTTGCCCACTGCACCGTGCTCACCATCGCCCACCGCCTCCACACCATCATGGACAGCTCACG GGTGATGGTTTTGGATGCTGGGAAAATAGTGGAATTCGATTCCCCCAGTGTACTGTTTGAGAGGAAGGGCCACTTCTATTCCTTGGCCAAAGAAGCAGGTATCTCATCATCAATACAATACACAGCACTTTGA